TAGCCGCCCAAAACAGTGGCGATGATGGCGCCGGCGCTTTTTTGATAGCCTGGGCCATTTTCCTGGTTGTGTGGAGTTTGCCGCTTATTATTGCGGAATATGCCCTGGGCCGAAAAGGCAGAATGGGACTTGTGGGCACCTTCACTCGCATCGTTGGCGAGCGCTATGCATGGATGGGGGCCTTTATTGCGTTTGTTGCCGCTGCCATCATGTTCTACTATTCTGTAGTGGCCGGCTGGTGCCTCTTCTATTTTACCGAGATGTTAACCAATCCCTTACCGCTTAATACAGCGGCTTCTACAGCTGTATGGGAGAATTTCCAGGCAGGAGGGCGCCCCATCCTGTTTCACGGGATTGCAATGGGCTTTGGCGCCCTCGTGGTATGGCGTGGCATTTCTTCAATAGAGCGGGTGAACAAAATCTTAATCCCGACGCTCGTGTTGATTGTGCTGGTTGCTTTGGTGCGCAGTGTTACGCTATCCGGCGCTAGTGATGGGATTAAGTTCCTCTTTACGCCTGACTGGGAGCTGTTTGCCAGTCCCAAACTTTGGCTTGATGCCCTCACGCAGAACGCTTGGGACACTGGCGCAGGATGGGGCCTGATCCTCACGTATGGCGCCTACATGCAACGCGAGCACGGCATTGTTAAAAATTCCATTATCACCGGTGTGGGCAACAATACCGTATCCCTGATTGCAGCAGTTACCATCTTTGCCGCCGCGTTTGCCATCCTTGGCGCAGACATGTCGCGTACTGAGGTGCTTGCCGTGATGAAAGACAGCGGGCCGGCTTCTACAGGGCTCACCTTTATTTGGATGCCACAG
Above is a window of Bacteroidota bacterium DNA encoding:
- a CDS encoding sodium-dependent transporter, with the translated sequence MSVNAEQRFSSRWGLLLSVLGIAVGTGNIWRFPRIAAQNSGDDGAGAFLIAWAIFLVVWSLPLIIAEYALGRKGRMGLVGTFTRIVGERYAWMGAFIAFVAAAIMFYYSVVAGWCLFYFTEMLTNPLPLNTAASTAVWENFQAGGRPILFHGIAMGFGALVVWRGISSIERVNKILIPTLVLIVLVALVRSVTLSGASDGIKFLFTPDWELFASPKLWLDALTQNAWDTGAGWGLILTYGAYMQREHGIVKNSIITGVGNNTVSLIAAVTIFAAAFAILGADMSRTEVLAVMKDSGPASTGLTFIWMPQIFAAMPGGNLFAIFFFLGLSFAAFSSLISMIELTTRIFVDGGLSRTKAVAAVCSVGFLLGVPSAMNLNILGNQDFVWGVALMISGALVAFAVIRYGPGHLRREEVNATPGDWGVGKGWGLIMRYAIPFQAIVLLVWWLYLSITVYAPDTWYDPTDPYSFMTCVLQWGAVMVFFMLINRWLVSRLKRGALVQP